The segment CGCGGCCGGCGTGCAGGACGCCGAGGTTGAAGGCGCCGTCGACGGAGCCGGCTTCGGCGGCCTTGGAGAACCAGGGTTCGGCGCCGGACTCGTCGCCGCGCTGGAGCAGCACGACGGCGAGCGCGTTGCAGGCTTCGCGGTGTCCGGCGTACGCGGCGCGGCGGTACCACTGCTCGGCCTGGGCCTCGCGGCCGGCGCCGGCGCAGAGCAGGCCGAGGTTGAAGGCGCCGTTGTGGTCGCCGGCGTCGAGGGCGGCGCGGTACCAGCGTTCGGCGACGGTGTTCTCGCCGCGGCCGGCGTGCAGGGCGCCGAGGGCGTTGGCGGCGGTGCCGTCGCCGGCTTCGGCGGCCTCCTGCCACCATTCGGCGGCGGCGGCGAGGTCGCCGGTGTCGCGGAGCAGGAAGCCGAGGGCGCAGGCGGCGCGGGCCTCGCCGTTCTGGGCGGACTGCCGGTACCAGCGGGCGGCTTCGTCGAGGTCGGCGCGGGCTTCGAGCAGGACGCCCAGGCGCAGCGCGGCGCGGGCGTGGCTGCGGGCGGCGGCGGTGCGGTACCAGGTCTCGGCGGTGTCCTTGTCGCCGGCGGCTTCGCGCATCCGGGCGAGGCGGTAGGCGGCTTCGCGGTGGCCGGAGTCGGCGGCGGCCTTGAACCAGCGTTCGGCGCGGACGTCGCGGCGGTGCTCCATGAGGTCGCCGAGGGCGTAGGCGCCGAGCGGGTGGCCCTGTTCGGCGGCGTAGTGCAGCCAGTACTCGGCGGCCTCCTCCTCGCCCTGGTCGCGCAGTTGCAGGCCGAGGGCGTGGGCGGCGGGGGCGGATCCGGCGACGGCGGCCTGCCGCCACCACTGGGCGGCCTCGGTGCGGTGGCCCTGCTGGTGGAGCAGGACGCCGAGGTTGTTGGCGGCGGCGCGCAGGCCCGCGGCGGCGGCGGAGCGCAGGTACGGTTCGGCGTCGCGCAGGTCGCCGCGACGCAGCAGGAGGGCGCCGAGCTGGCTGGCGGCGTTCGGGTCGCCGGCGTCGGCGGAGCCGCGGTGGCGGGCTTCGAGGGCGGCCTGTTCGCGGGCGGCGAGGGCAGTCTCGAAGCTGTCGGCGGCGTCGTCGTCGGGGTCGATGAGGTCGCGGACGGAGGCGGCGGCGACCTGCTCGGCCGTCAGGTGGACGAGGCTCTCGGGGCCGTAGCCGGTCACGTCGGTGCCGCCCGCAGTGCCGCGCTGGGCGGGCAGGCTGCCGGTGGACGGGCCGGCGGGCCGGTCGGCGGCCCGGGTGCCGGTGCCGCTACCGGTCTCGGTGTCGGTCCCGGTGTCCGGGGTGGTGCCGGCCGCCTGTCGTTCTCCCGTCCCGCTGTTGCCGATGAGCTTCATGCCGACTCCCGCTCCCCCCGAGTGTCGCGGCATCCGCCCGGGGCCGTCGGCCCTGGGCGCCTCCCCCGGGGGGCGCGCCGGACCGGACGGCCGGTCAGCGGCCGTGCCGCGTCCCCCTCGTGGTTCATCGTCGCATCACCCGCACACCGCGTACACCTGCTCCGTCCGTTTTGGCGGAGCGGGGCCGAAGCCCGGCGAGATCGCTTCGGTTCTTTGTCGATTTCCCGACACTGAGCCCCACAAACCCCGGCCACGCATCGTACCGGAGTCGATCAACTCTCCGCGCGCGCAAGGGGGAAGGCCCGGAGGGCGAAATCCTCCGGGCCTTCCTTAAAGGGTTCTTGACGGAGCCTCAGCTCACGCTGAAGTCGTCGGCCTGGTAAGCGCCCTGTCCGTACCAACCATGCACCCAGACGGTGACCGAGGTCACCGCGGCACCGGTGGTGAACTTGGTGGACAGCTGCGTCCACGCGCTCCCGCCGGGGGTCCAGGTCGAGCTGTCCGCGCCGGAGCCGGTGACGCCCAGGTAGGTGTAGTTGCCCTTGACCCAGGCGGACAGCGTGTAGGTGGTGTTCGGCTTGACCGTGACGGTCTGCTGGCACTGCGCGGTGTCACCGGCGCTCGCGTTGCCCTGCAGGGCGTACGAGCCGGTGTGGCCGCCGCTGACCACCGCGCCGCCGCTGCCCGCGCAGGTCCACGGGCTGAGCGCGCCGGACTCCAGGCCGGGGTTGGCCACGATCCCGCCGCCGGGCGAGGTCGGCGAGGAGGACGGGCTGGTGGTCGGGCCGGTCGGCGAGGTCGACGGGCTGGTGGAGGGCGAGGTCGACGGGCTGGTCGACGGCGACGGCGAGGAGGACTTCGTCGGCGAGGCGCTGGCGCTGGGCGAGCCGGTCGGCGGGGCCGGGCAGGAGGCGGCCGAGCCGTTGGTGGCGTTCATCAGCGGGTTGAGCAGCGCCGCGTTCGGGTCGTCGTACAGCGAGAACACGAACGATCCGCCGAGGCCGTTGCAGTGCGCGTAGTCCATCTTGGCCTGGATGGACTTGGCGTTCTCGCCGGACCAGAAGTTGTTGCCGTCGTAGAAGTACGCCGCCTGCGAGGCCGGGTCCCAGTAGGTGTAGCTGGGGTTGTCGACCGTCCCGAGCAGTTCCTTGTACATCCGCACGCCGTTGACGTTGCCGGAGTTCGGCGCGCCCTGGGCCGGCCCGCTGGCGGGTTGGAACAGCCCGTGGTTGGCCCCCGCCGCCACGCCCGTCCAGCCGCGGTAGTACAGCGGGACGCCCATGTTCAGCTTGTTCGCCGGGAACCCGCCGGGGATGCCGTACGAGGAGTCGCCGACCGTGTACGCCTTGACCGCCTCGTCGATCGAGTACTTGGCGTTGCCCGGCGGCACGTTGTTCATCGGGTCGTTCGGGTTCTGGTAGACCGGCGTCTGGTGGTTGGTCGGCCCCTGGGCCTCCCAGCCGCCGTGCATGTCGTACGTCATCGGGTCCGCGAAGGTCAGGTACTGCCCGATCTTGTCGGTCTCGATGTACTGGATCTTGTCCTGGCCGGCCGGCAGCGCCGCGCTCAGCGCGTAGGTCTTGCCGTCCGCGCTGCCCTGGGTGTTGAGCTGGTTGCGGAACTCGGCCAGCAGGGCGGTGAAGTTCTGCTTGTCGTTCGGCGAGGCGTGGTTGCCGAGGTGGCCGCCGCCGCCCGGGTACTCCCAGTCGATGTCGAAGCCGTCGAAGATGCCCTTGCCGGTGCCGGCGCCGCCGTAGCCGCCCTGCGCGGGCAGGTTGCCCTTGATGAACATGTCGACGCAGGACGAGACGAACTTCTTGCGCGCGGCGTCGTTGGCCGCCACGTCGGAGAAGTACTTGGAGTACGTCCAACCGCCGATCGACATCAGCACCTTGAGCTTCGGGTACTTCGCCTTCAGCTCCTGGAGCTGGTGGAAGTTGCCCGCCAGTGGCTGGTTCCAGGTGTCGGTGGAGTTGTCCACGCTGTTGCCGTTGGCGAAGGTCTTGGCGTAGTCGGCGTAGTAGTCGCCCGCGCCGTCACCGGCGTTCGGGTTGTTCTCGTCCTGCGAGGCCGCCGAGTTCGGCTCGAAGCAGGTCAGGTTGTTGGGGTCGATGTTGGCGAAGTCGTACAGCAGGTAGTCGAGCTTCCCGGCCATGCCGTTGGTGTCGACGTTCTTGAGGTAGAAGGCGTTCGAGTAGATCGACCACTGGTCGAAGTACGCGACCTTCATGCCACCGCTGGTGGCGGGGGCCCCGGTCGTGTTGCCCGGCCCGGCGGTCGCGCTGGGGGCTCCCAGCAGCGACACCGCTCCGGCGAGCAGCGTGGCGGCCGCGGCCGTGACGGCCCAGGCCCTGCGGTTGTTGCGATGCATGCGGATGTGCCTCTCTCCTGTCACGTGGGGATGCAGGAACGCCGTCCGACACCCGGTCGGGGAGAGCGGCAGACGGAACCAGAACGCGATCAATTCCCGTTACTGGTAAAGGAGTTGCAACGCATCAGGACGGGCGGTGGGGGCCGCCCGTCATGGGCATGACCCAGATTGGACTGGACCACATGGGGTGTCAATCGACCGGACACCCAAGGAATGGCAAAGGGAACGACGAAGGCCCGGAGGCTGATGCCTCCGGGCCTTTCGCTACTGAGTAGCGGGGACAGGATTTGAACCTGCGACCTCTGGGTTATGAGCCCAGCGAGCTACCGAGCTGCTCCACCCCGCGTCGGTGAAACCACTGTATCACGATCACGGGGTGAACCAACAAACCGGTTCCCGCAGCTCAGCCGGTGGGCGAGGCCGCGGGCGAGGCGGCGGGCGAGGCGGTGGACGAGACCGCGGGCGGAGCGCCGCCGGCCTTCTGCTCGGCGGCCATCGCGTCGCCGATGGCCTTCTTCAGCGCCTCCTGGGCCTTGCCGTACGCCGCCCAGTCGCCGTTCTTCATCGCCGCCTGGCCGTCGTCGAAGGCCTTCTGCGCCTCGGTGAGCGCCTTCTGCACCTCCGGGCTGTCCGGCGTGGTCGGCGTCGTGGGCGTGGTCGGCGTGGTCGGCGTCCCGGTGCCCGGGTTCTGCGGATCGGCCGGGGCGGTCGGGGTGGTGGCCCCGTTAGCCGCGCCGCCGAGCACCTTGGCCAGCGCCTGGTCCAGGGTGTCCTCGAGCGCCACGTTGTGGTCGCCGTACACCGCCAGCACCTTCTTCAGCACCGGCACCTTGGCGCCGCGGGCCACCAGGTACACCGGCTCCACGTTGAGGATGCCGCCGCCGACCGGCAGGGTCAGCAGGTTGCCGTACACCACGTCGGAGTCGGTGCCGCTGCGCAGCAGCGTCAGCTGGCGGGCCACCTCGGAGTCGGAGTTGAACTTCGCCTGGGTCAGCGCCGGGCCGAGCGCGCCCGAACCGGACGGCATCCGCAGGATCCGCAGCTTGCCGTAGCCCGGGCCCGGGTCGGCGTCGGCGGTCATGAACGCGGCCAGGTTCTTGCGGCCCGAGGGCACGAAGGAGGTGGTCAGCGAGAAGCTGGCCGCCTTGGCGTCCGGCATCCGCAGCGTCAGGTAGTACGGCGGCTGCACCTCGTGGGTGTTGACCGTCGGGTCCTCCGGCACCTCCCAGATGTCGGTGCCGTTGAAGAACGCCGTGGCGTCGGTCATGTGGTACTGCCCGAGCAGGTCGCGCTGCACCTTGAACAGGTCCTGCGGGTAGCGCAGGTGCGGCAGCAGGGTGGCCGGGACGTCCGCCTTCGGCTTCACCGTGCCCGGGAACGCCTTCATCCAGGTCTTCAGCACCGGGTCGGCCTCGTCCCACTGGTAGAGCGTCACCTCGCCGGTGTACGCGTCCACGGTGGCCTTCACCGAGTTGCGGATGTAGTTGACCTGGTTGACGGCGGTCAGGGTGCGGCCGCGCTGGTCGGTCAGCGAGTCCTTGGTGGCGTCGCCGAAGGTGGTCTTGGACGAGAACGGGTACCCGTCCGAGGTGGTGTAGCCGTCCAGCACCCACACCAGCCGGCCGTTCTCCACCACCGGGTACGGGTCGGCGTCGATCGACAGCCACGGCGCGACCTTCTCGACCCGCTCCTTGGGGGTGCGGTCGTACAGGATCTTCGCGTCGTCCTTGATCGCCCCCGAGTAGAGCAGCTGCGGCTCGGCGAACTTCACCGCGTACGCGGCCCGGGTCAGCGGGTTGTTCAGCGAGACGCCGCTGCCGCCGCTGTACTGGGAGGTCTGGTCCGGCTGTCCGTCCCGGGTGTAGTCGATCTCGTCCATGCCGGGCCCGACGACGGAGTACATCGTCGTCTTCTCGCCGTAGTACACCCGCTGCTCGTACGCGCCCAGGTCGCCCTCGGCGGGCAGCGCGTGCTCGGTGTAGACCGGGTTGCCGTTGGCGTCGACCTGGTTGCCCTTGGCGGCGACCACGCCGTACCCGTGGGTGTACTTGAAGTGGTCGTTGATGAAGTTGCGCTGCTGCACGCCGGTCAGGTCCAGCTCGCGCACGCCCAGCACGGTGTCCTGGTCGCCGTAGCGGTCCACGTCCAGCGTCTTGGGGAACGCGTAGTAGTTGCGCAGCGCCTGGTTCTGCTGGAACGTCGGCGAGACCACGTTCGGGTCCAGCAGCCGGATGTCCGAGACGGTCTGCGCGTCCTGCTTGAGCTTGTCGGCGTCGGTCGAGTCGGTCGGCGTGTACTGCTGTTCGGCCGCGTCCGCGATGCCGTACGCCTGCCTGGTCGCGTCGATGTTCTTCTGGATGTACGCGGTCTCCTTGGCCTGCTCGTTCGGCTTGACCTGGAACTGCTGCACCAGCGCCGGGTAGAGGCCGCCGACCAGCAGCGCGGACAGCGCCATCAGCCCGAAGCCGATCAGCGCCGGTGCCCAGGTCCGCCGGATCGGGGTCAGGAAGAACAGCAGCGCGCAGATGATCGCCACGAAGAACAGGATCGTCTTGGCCGGCAGGAACGCGTTGGCGTCCACGTAGCGCAGGCCGGTCCAGCCGTCGACGTTCTTGTACGACTCGCTCTTCACCGCCAGCGCATACCGGTCCAGCCAGTACGCCACCGCCTTCAGCAGCACGAACACGCCCAGCAGCACGGCCAGGTGGCCCTGCGCCCCGGCGCTCGCCCGCCGCCCGGGGCCCTGCAGCCGCAGGCCCCCGTACAGGTAGTGCACGGCGGTCGCCGCCAGCAGCGAGACGATCACCGCGCTGAACGCGAAGCCCAGCACGAACTGGTACCAGGGCAGGTCGAACGCGTAGTACGAGACGTCCTGGTGGAACTGGCTGTCCTTCACGCCGAACGGGGTGCCGTTGACCCACAGCATCCACGTCCGCCACTGCGCGCCCGCCGCGGCGCCGGCCGCCAGGCCGACCAGCAGCGACAGGCCGACCATCAGCCACTTGCGGAACGGCGCGATGCCCGTCCGGTAGCGGTCCAGGCTCTGCTGCTCCACCGACATCGCGGCCAGCGGCGGCCGCAGCCGGTGCGCCAGCCACAGGTTGAACCCGACGACCAGGGCCATCAGCAGCCCGAAGACCGCGAACAGGCCCGCCTTGGCGCCCAGTTGGGAGGTGAACACCGAGCCGTAGTGCACCGAGTCGAACCACAGCCAGTCGGTCCACAGGCCCGCGAACATCACGAACAGCAGGAACAGCGCCGCCAGGACGCCCACCGTCAGCAGCAGCACCTTCGCCCGGCGCGACGGCGGCCCGACTCTCGCTCGGAAACCCGGACCGGAGCGGTCCGGCATCTGGAAGGTCAAGGCGCCACCTCAGCTGTCGTCGTCATCGGGAATGCCGCCGCCGCAGCGGTCGCGGACGGCGGTCTCCCCATGCAACTTAATTCGTCTTTACCTGAGTTCCCGGCGGCTGCGTCGGAGTTGGAGCGGGCACCCCCGGGCATGTGAGGATGACCCCATGTCCGACTCCCCTGACCTGACCGCCGCCGCCTCCGGCCTCCCCGCGGCCACCCCCCTCACCCGGGCCGCCCTGGAGATCGACGAGCACGCCGCGACCCTCGGCTGGGACCTCCCGGCCCGCCTGTTCGCCCTGGTCGACAACGCCCAGATGCGCAAGGCCAACCCGCGGCTCGCCTCGCAGCTCGGCCTGGACGACAACCCGACCGGCCTCACGCCGGTCGAGCAGGAGGAGATCCCCCCGGGCACCGAGCTCGACCGCTTCCTCGGCACCATCGCCTGGCCGGACGGCGTGGTCGGCTGCGCCCTGGTCGTCGAGCGCCTGATGCTCCCGCCCGGCGCCGAGTCCTCCCGGCCGAAGAACGCCGGCGAGAAGGAGATCAACGACTGGGTGGCCACCCACCCGCAGCGCCAGGAGGTCCGGATCACCGCGGCCGTCCTGCGCGACGGCTCCAAGGAGGTCGCGCTGCGCCTGCGCGAGAAGGACCTCGCCCGCGAGGTCCTCACCGGCCCCGAGCTGGTCCCCAACCTGACGGACGCCCTGCTCTCCACCTTCTCCTAGCGCTCCCGGCGGGCCCCTCCCCGGGGCCCGGCCGCTCAGCCCCGGCTCAGCCGCAGCTCGGCAGCGCCGCCTTGTCGCCGCCGCGGATGCTGTCCAGGGCCTTCACCGCGCCGTCCAGGTTCTCGACCTTGACCAGGGTCAGCCCGGACGGGGTGCCCTTGACCGCCTCGGAGCAGTTGTCGGCGGGGGTGAAGAAGTACTCGGCGCCCTTGTCCCGGGCCGCGATCAGCTTCATCTGGATGCCGCCGATCGGGCCGACCGCGCCGTCGTCGTCGATGGTGCCGGTGCCCGCCACGAACTTGCCGCCGGTGAGGTCGGTGGGGGTGAGCTTGTCGACGATGCCGAGGGCGAACATCAGGCCGGCGCTGGGGCCGCCGACGTCCTGCAGGCCGATGTCGATCTTGAACGGGTAGACGTGGTCGACGCCGGGCGTGATGCCGACGACCGCCCGCTCCGGGCCGCTGTCCGCGGACTTGCCGGTCACGATCGGCACCTCGACCCGGTCCGCCGGGTCCGGCGAGGCACCGGCCTTGGCGTGCGGGACCACGGTGAAGACCACGGTCTCGCCCGGCTTGTGCTTGGTCACCTGCGCGGCCACCTGGGTCTGGCCGGTGATGGCCGTGCCGTCCACCGCGACGATCTGGTCGCCCGCGTGCAGCTTGCCCTCGGAGGGCCCGCCGGCGGCCACCGAGGAGACGATGATCTCGGTGCTGACCGGGATGCCCAGCTCCTTGAGCGCCGCGGTCTTGGCGCTGTCCTCGGAGGAGGCGAACTGCTCGGCGTTCTCCTGCTGGGCCTCCTGGTCGGTCTGGCCCTTCGGGTAGACGTTGTCGTGCGGGACGACCAGCACGTCGTCCCGCATCCAGCCGACCAGCGCCGAGACCAGGCTCGGCTGGTAGTTCGCCCCGGTGACCTGGACCGTGGTCATGTTGAGGTGGCCGCTGGTCGGGTAGGTCTCGTGGCCGGTGATGGTGATCACCGGCGTGCCGGTCTTGTCCTGCGTGCCGAGGGTGTTGTACGTCGGCCCCGGGCTCATCTCGGTGAACGGCACCTTGAACAGGACCGAGGCACAGAGCAGGCCTATCAGCAGCAGGGTGGCGGCGAGCATCGTCGCCGATCGGCGTGGCATGCCACGACAGTACGGGAAGTGCCGGACGGGGTGTACCGCCGGTCCGCGCCCCGCACCACCGATCGGGGACGGGGCGGCGGCGGTCAGTCCCGGGCGCCGGTACTGCGCTCCATCGCGGCGCGGAAGCGCTCGTGCTCGGCGAGCGAGGACGGATCGGTCGTGGCGCGGGGCGGGCGGGCCGCCCAGGTCGCCCAGACCGCGGCCAGCACCCCGGCCACCACAGGAATGCTCAACCAGGCGAGCACAGCCATTTTCGGACTCCCCACAGGCTCGTCATGCGTATCAGCAGATTAACCGCCTGCTGGGGGAACGGCGCGAGCGGCATCCGGGTTACGGGACGCGGTCCGCTCTTCACCACAAGGTGTACCGCCGAACGGGCAACGAGCGCCGCCCGGACCGGACACGGGGGCGTCAGCAGGAGCCGGCGCCGACCCACTCCTCCTCGCCGTCGGCGAAGACCTGGTGCTTCCAGATCGGCACCTCGTGCTTGAGGTCGTCGATCAGCCGCCGGGAGGCCGCGAACGCCTCGCCGCGGTGCGGGCAGGACACCGCGACGATCACCGCGACGTCGCCGACCTCCAGCCGGCCGGTGCGGTGCACCGCGGCCAGCGCCCGGACCGGGAAGTCCGCGCAGACCTTCTCGGCGATCCGGCGCAGCTCGCGCAGGGCGGTCGGGTGGGCGCTGTACTCCAGCGCGGCGACCGGCTTGCCGCCGTCGTGGTCGCGCACCGTGCCGACGAACAGGGTGGTGCCGCCGGCCGCGTCGTCGCCGACCGCGGCGTGGACCTCGTCGAGCGAGAGCGCGCTCTCGCGGACGTCGAGCAGGCGGATCGGGTCGTGGTTCTCGGACATGCCCACCATCATTCCGCATCCCCGGCGACCGACCGCAAGGATTTTCGTATCACGATGCGGTAATTCCGTCATGCGAAAAGCCGATCAGATCCGGCGGTGCTTGCGGGCCCGCCGGACCAGCGCGGCGGTGCCGATCAGCGCCACCGTCGCCCCGGCCGCGCCCAGGCTGGTGGCGGCCTCCTTGCCGCCCAGCCGCCGCCCGGCCACCGCGTGCTTGCCGGACACCTGGGCGAGCAGCTCGGCCAGCACCTCCTCGTTGGTGTGCCGCGGCCGCCAGCCCGCCTCGTGCAGCCGGCTGCCGGACACCACCCACGGGTACATCGTGTACGCCAGGTCCCCGGCCGGGGCCGGGGTCAGGCCGAGCCGGTGCAGCCGGGCCGCGGTGCCCAGGGCCAGCGAGGCGGGCAGCTCCATCCGCCGGATCCCGGACAGCTCCTCCACGTCCTCCTGCTCCAGCCAGCCGTCGCAGCCGACCGTCACCTCGCCCTCGACCAGGCCGAGCGCCGCGTACTCCAGCGCCGCGGCCAGGTCGTCCAGGTGGCAGAACTGCCAGCACGGGCGGGAGCCGGCCACCACCAGCAGCCGGGGCGCCTCGAAGTGCCGGGTCAGCACGGTGTCGATGCCCGGGCCGACCACCACGGCCGGGCGCAGCACGGTGATCTGCAGCCCCGGGTGGGCGCGCGGGGCGCGCCGGGCCAGGCGCTCGATCTCCAGCAGGTCGCCGACCAGCGACGCCTCCTCGGTGGCCCGCAGCTCGGAGTCCTCGGCCAGCGGGACCTCGTTGTCGGGCAGCGCGCCGTAGACCATCGCGGAGGTGCACAGCACCACTCGGTGCACCCCGGCGGCCGCAGCGGCGGTCACCACGGTCTGCGCGCCGCGCACGTTGTAGGCGCTGCGGGTGCGCGGGTCGGACTCCATGCCGAGGTCCATCGCCAGGTGCACCACCACGTCGACGCCGGCCAGCCGCTCGGCCACCGCCGGGTCGCGCACGTCCAGCACCCGCCACTGCACGCCGGGCACCTCGCCGCGGCGGTCGTCCACCGCGAGCACCCGCCGCACGTGCGGGGAGTCGACCAGCCGCTGCGCGACGCGCTCGCCGAGCACGCCCGCCGCGCCGGTGACGGCCACGGTCAGCGGTCTGCCGCCGTAGGCTGGAGTCGGCGAACCGGCATCGGCCGGCGCACCCTCGCCCTCGGTCAGCCCAGAGCGAACGTCCGAAGGCGGGGAACTCACCGGCCATCCTCCACGGTTAGCTTAAGTGCGGACGTACGAGTGTCACGCACTTGACCATCCTGCCCGAGGCTCGGCCCCGGCGGTGCACCCGGCGCGGTCGCCGCGAGACCATTCAAACCGCTCGGAGCCCCCGGGCGGCAGACTTTCCCGCCACACCACCCGCGTGACGGCCGATCAGATCGAGGACCCCCGTGAGCGACCTCCCCTTCGGATTCGGCGTTCCCCCCGAGGAGCCCGAGGACGGCGAGAACAAGGGCAAGAAGGACGGCGAGCAGGGCGACTCGACCCCGCAGCAGCCGTTCGGCTTCGGCAACGGCAACCCCTTCGGGGCGCTGTTCGGCATGG is part of the Kitasatospora cineracea genome and harbors:
- a CDS encoding NAD-dependent epimerase/dehydratase family protein, whose amino-acid sequence is MSSPPSDVRSGLTEGEGAPADAGSPTPAYGGRPLTVAVTGAAGVLGERVAQRLVDSPHVRRVLAVDDRRGEVPGVQWRVLDVRDPAVAERLAGVDVVVHLAMDLGMESDPRTRSAYNVRGAQTVVTAAAAAGVHRVVLCTSAMVYGALPDNEVPLAEDSELRATEEASLVGDLLEIERLARRAPRAHPGLQITVLRPAVVVGPGIDTVLTRHFEAPRLLVVAGSRPCWQFCHLDDLAAALEYAALGLVEGEVTVGCDGWLEQEDVEELSGIRRMELPASLALGTAARLHRLGLTPAPAGDLAYTMYPWVVSGSRLHEAGWRPRHTNEEVLAELLAQVSGKHAVAGRRLGGKEAATSLGAAGATVALIGTAALVRRARKHRRI
- a CDS encoding glycosyl hydrolase family 18 protein, with amino-acid sequence MHRNNRRAWAVTAAAATLLAGAVSLLGAPSATAGPGNTTGAPATSGGMKVAYFDQWSIYSNAFYLKNVDTNGMAGKLDYLLYDFANIDPNNLTCFEPNSAASQDENNPNAGDGAGDYYADYAKTFANGNSVDNSTDTWNQPLAGNFHQLQELKAKYPKLKVLMSIGGWTYSKYFSDVAANDAARKKFVSSCVDMFIKGNLPAQGGYGGAGTGKGIFDGFDIDWEYPGGGGHLGNHASPNDKQNFTALLAEFRNQLNTQGSADGKTYALSAALPAGQDKIQYIETDKIGQYLTFADPMTYDMHGGWEAQGPTNHQTPVYQNPNDPMNNVPPGNAKYSIDEAVKAYTVGDSSYGIPGGFPANKLNMGVPLYYRGWTGVAAGANHGLFQPASGPAQGAPNSGNVNGVRMYKELLGTVDNPSYTYWDPASQAAYFYDGNNFWSGENAKSIQAKMDYAHCNGLGGSFVFSLYDDPNAALLNPLMNATNGSAASCPAPPTGSPSASASPTKSSSPSPSTSPSTSPSTSPSTSPTGPTTSPSSSPTSPGGGIVANPGLESGALSPWTCAGSGGAVVSGGHTGSYALQGNASAGDTAQCQQTVTVKPNTTYTLSAWVKGNYTYLGVTGSGADSSTWTPGGSAWTQLSTKFTTGAAVTSVTVWVHGWYGQGAYQADDFSVS
- a CDS encoding molybdenum cofactor biosynthesis protein MoaE gives rise to the protein MSENHDPIRLLDVRESALSLDEVHAAVGDDAAGGTTLFVGTVRDHDGGKPVAALEYSAHPTALRELRRIAEKVCADFPVRALAAVHRTGRLEVGDVAVIVAVSCPHRGEAFAASRRLIDDLKHEVPIWKHQVFADGEEEWVGAGSC
- a CDS encoding YlbL family protein, encoding MPRRSATMLAATLLLIGLLCASVLFKVPFTEMSPGPTYNTLGTQDKTGTPVITITGHETYPTSGHLNMTTVQVTGANYQPSLVSALVGWMRDDVLVVPHDNVYPKGQTDQEAQQENAEQFASSEDSAKTAALKELGIPVSTEIIVSSVAAGGPSEGKLHAGDQIVAVDGTAITGQTQVAAQVTKHKPGETVVFTVVPHAKAGASPDPADRVEVPIVTGKSADSGPERAVVGITPGVDHVYPFKIDIGLQDVGGPSAGLMFALGIVDKLTPTDLTGGKFVAGTGTIDDDGAVGPIGGIQMKLIAARDKGAEYFFTPADNCSEAVKGTPSGLTLVKVENLDGAVKALDSIRGGDKAALPSCG
- a CDS encoding PPA1309 family protein, translating into MSDSPDLTAAASGLPAATPLTRAALEIDEHAATLGWDLPARLFALVDNAQMRKANPRLASQLGLDDNPTGLTPVEQEEIPPGTELDRFLGTIAWPDGVVGCALVVERLMLPPGAESSRPKNAGEKEINDWVATHPQRQEVRITAAVLRDGSKEVALRLREKDLAREVLTGPELVPNLTDALLSTFS
- a CDS encoding UPF0182 family protein, which gives rise to MPDRSGPGFRARVGPPSRRAKVLLLTVGVLAALFLLFVMFAGLWTDWLWFDSVHYGSVFTSQLGAKAGLFAVFGLLMALVVGFNLWLAHRLRPPLAAMSVEQQSLDRYRTGIAPFRKWLMVGLSLLVGLAAGAAAGAQWRTWMLWVNGTPFGVKDSQFHQDVSYYAFDLPWYQFVLGFAFSAVIVSLLAATAVHYLYGGLRLQGPGRRASAGAQGHLAVLLGVFVLLKAVAYWLDRYALAVKSESYKNVDGWTGLRYVDANAFLPAKTILFFVAIICALLFFLTPIRRTWAPALIGFGLMALSALLVGGLYPALVQQFQVKPNEQAKETAYIQKNIDATRQAYGIADAAEQQYTPTDSTDADKLKQDAQTVSDIRLLDPNVVSPTFQQNQALRNYYAFPKTLDVDRYGDQDTVLGVRELDLTGVQQRNFINDHFKYTHGYGVVAAKGNQVDANGNPVYTEHALPAEGDLGAYEQRVYYGEKTTMYSVVGPGMDEIDYTRDGQPDQTSQYSGGSGVSLNNPLTRAAYAVKFAEPQLLYSGAIKDDAKILYDRTPKERVEKVAPWLSIDADPYPVVENGRLVWVLDGYTTSDGYPFSSKTTFGDATKDSLTDQRGRTLTAVNQVNYIRNSVKATVDAYTGEVTLYQWDEADPVLKTWMKAFPGTVKPKADVPATLLPHLRYPQDLFKVQRDLLGQYHMTDATAFFNGTDIWEVPEDPTVNTHEVQPPYYLTLRMPDAKAASFSLTTSFVPSGRKNLAAFMTADADPGPGYGKLRILRMPSGSGALGPALTQAKFNSDSEVARQLTLLRSGTDSDVVYGNLLTLPVGGGILNVEPVYLVARGAKVPVLKKVLAVYGDHNVALEDTLDQALAKVLGGAANGATTPTAPADPQNPGTGTPTTPTTPTTPTTPDSPEVQKALTEAQKAFDDGQAAMKNGDWAAYGKAQEALKKAIGDAMAAEQKAGGAPPAVSSTASPAASPAASPTG
- a CDS encoding tetratricopeptide repeat protein; the encoded protein is MKLIGNSGTGERQAAGTTPDTGTDTETGSGTGTRAADRPAGPSTGSLPAQRGTAGGTDVTGYGPESLVHLTAEQVAAASVRDLIDPDDDAADSFETALAAREQAALEARHRGSADAGDPNAASQLGALLLRRGDLRDAEPYLRSAAAAGLRAAANNLGVLLHQQGHRTEAAQWWRQAAVAGSAPAAHALGLQLRDQGEEEAAEYWLHYAAEQGHPLGAYALGDLMEHRRDVRAERWFKAAADSGHREAAYRLARMREAAGDKDTAETWYRTAAARSHARAALRLGVLLEARADLDEAARWYRQSAQNGEARAACALGFLLRDTGDLAAAAEWWQEAAEAGDGTAANALGALHAGRGENTVAERWYRAALDAGDHNGAFNLGLLCAGAGREAQAEQWYRRAAYAGHREACNALAVVLLQRGDESGAEPWFSKAAEAGSVDGAFNLGVLHAGRGETRQAQEWYARAAAEGHGEAALQLAVAQEQRGNFTGALERYRQAADGGSAEGAFRLASLLDRRGDADAEAEHWYAIAADAGHRRAQVRMGVRAAERGALQIAESWYRRAAEGGSRSAAFNLGLLLARQDSEAEAMLWYTRAADAGHGRAALRLALLALRRGEAVQAENWCKRAAEYGPAEVAERAGRLLGALNAELSA